The following are from one region of the Vitis riparia cultivar Riparia Gloire de Montpellier isolate 1030 chromosome 14, EGFV_Vit.rip_1.0, whole genome shotgun sequence genome:
- the LOC117929908 gene encoding LOB domain-containing protein 25-like, which translates to MASSSYSNSPCAACKLLRRKCMPGCIFAPYFPPEEPQKFINVHKIFGASNVSKLLNEILPHQREDAVNSLAYEAEARMKDPVYGCVGAISVLQRQVLRLQKELDATNADLIRFTCNDMSSSLSGPGSSQFGRRMSHGGGGGGASFNQNSGLPPPYPSPWDNNPSGDSHES; encoded by the coding sequence ATGGCTTCTTCCAGCTACTCCAACTCACCTTGCGCTGCCTGCAAGCTCTTAAGGAGAAAATGCATGCCGGGATGTATTTTTGCACCATATTTCCCACCTGAAGAGCCTCAGAAATTCATCAATGTTCACAAGATATTCGGTGCAAGCAATGTCAGTAAACTTCTCAATGAAATTCTCCCCCATCAGAGGGAAGATGCAGTGAACTCTCTTGCCTATGAAGCTGAGGCAAGGATGAAAGACCCAGTCTACGGCTGTGTTGGAGCAATCTCAGTCCTCCAAAGACAAGTTCTTCGTCTCCAAAAGGAACTAGATGCCACCAATGCTGACCTAATCCGCTTCACCTGCAATGACATGTCTTCTTCACTGTCAGGGCCAGGTTCTTCCCAGTTTGGAAGACGAATGAGTcatggaggtggaggtggaggtgctTCTTTTAATCAGAATTCTGGTTTGCCTCCTCCTTATCCTTCTCCATGGGATAACAACCCTTCAGGAGACAGCCATGAGAGTTGA
- the LOC117930950 gene encoding denticleless protein homolog A produces MESCKPQSFFKDIRSRELNGFRVRKRPYSGVDSSGFSEVGAVAVEHNGFDTPPLAVSFCKTSKNSHILAVSDEDGYVSLFDSRRRHPSFASYQENAEKARLYEWVAHDNAVFDVCWIKDDTCILTASGDQSIKVWDAQEKKCTGMLMGHTGSVKSLCPHPSNPDLVVSGSRDGSFAIWDLRGGSRTRRGDIWIPSTAVVKGAHLSPRMKRVKRAKAASMSITSVLYLKDEVSIATAGAVDSVIKFWDTRNLKALVTQASPHSTSVAKERRLHGISSLSQDSNGVFISASCMDNRIYLYNVLNLEKGPINSFSGCRIESFYVKSTISPDAAHILSGSSDGSAYIWQVNKPLADPILLKSHEGEVTAVDWCSSELGKIATSSDDYTVRVWDMQRGCSSSSRSPSSIRRRVIAIPNMEPRNIFMHEEPSSCTKDSRTLCPPDEVADQLNSHNPITMPKISTPESQKQQSFSLELDLQETFEKTPDAALKSPASVLNPPPSLKRKTIRDYFLASS; encoded by the exons ATGGAGAGCTGTAAACCCCAATCCTTCTTCAAGGACATCAGATCTAGAGAGCTCAATGGCTTCAGAG TTCGAAAACGGCCTTACTCCGGCGTTGACTCATCGGGGTTTAGTGAAGTTGGGGCTGTGGCCGTTGAGCATAATGGCTTTGATACACCTCCATTGGCCGTTTCTTTCTGCAAG ACAAGTAAAAATTCCCATATCCTTGCTGTGTCTGACGAGGATGGATATGTGAGCTTGTTTGATAGTCGGCGGAGGCATCCGTCGTTTGCATCATACCAGGAAAACGCAG AGAAAGCAAGACTTTACGAATGGGTTGCCCATGATAATGCAGTGTTTGATGTATGCTGGATCAAG GATGACACATGTATTCTGACAGCTTCAGGTGATCAATCG ATAAAGGTTTGGGAtgcacaggaaaagaaatgtacTGGAATGTTGATGGGGCACACAGGAAGTGTGAAATCTCTGTGCCCTCATCCAAGTAATCCTG aTCTTGTTGTCTCTGGTTCAAGAGATGGGTCCTTTGCTATTTGGGACCTGAGAGGCGGTTCCAGAACTAGACGTGGGGATATCTGGATACC GTCAACTGCTGTGGTTAAAGGAGCTCATCTATCACCTCGAATGAAGCGGGTTAAGCGTGCTAAG GCTGCTTCCATGAGCATTACATCAGTTCTCTATCTCAAAGATGAGGTTTCCATTGCTACTGCTGGAGCAGTGGACAG TGTCATTAAGTTCTGGGATACACGAAACCTGAAAGCTCTGGTTACTCAGGCAAGCCCTCATTCAACTTCAGTTGCAAAG GAAAGAAGATTACATGGTATATCTAGCTTGTCACAAGATTCAAATGGTGTGTTTATTTCAGCATCCTGCATGGATAATAG GATTTACTTGTACAATGTACTGAATCTTGAAAAAGGTCCAATAAACTCTTTCTCTGGATGTCGAATAGAATCCTTCTATGTAAAG TCAACAATTAGCCCTGATGCAGCTCACATACTTAGTGGTTCCAGTGATGGAAGCGCCTACATATGGCAG GTGAACAAGCCGCTAGCAGATCCCATATTATTGAAAAGTCATGAAGGAGAAGTTACAGCAGTAGATTG GTGTTCATCTGAGCTTGGAAAAATAGCAACTTCCTCAGATGATTACACA GTTCGCGTTTGGGACATGCAGAGAGGTTGTTCCTCAAGCTCAAGATCTCCATCTTCCATTAGAAGGAGAGTAATAGCAATCCCAAACATGGAACCTAGAAATATTTTCATGCATGAAGAACCATCGAGTTGCACAAAGGATTCTAGGACTTTGTGTCCACCAGATGAAGTAGCTGACCAACTCAACTCACATAATCCAATTACAATGCCCAAAATCAGTACTCCTGAATCCCAAAAGCAACAGTCATTTTCATTGGAACTGGATTTGCAAGAAACTTTTGAGAAAACCCCAGATGCTGCATTGAAGAGCCCAGCTTCTGTTTTGAACCCTCCTCCCTCcttgaaaaggaaaacaatcAGAGATTACTTTCTAGCGTCTTCATGA
- the LOC117931160 gene encoding mitogen-activated protein kinase kinase 3-like, giving the protein MAGLEELKKKLSPLFDPDKGLSAGSTLDPCDSYMLSDGGTVNLLSKSCGVYNINELGLLKCSSSPVDEADYKERTYRCASHEMRIFGAIGSGASSVVQRAIHIPTHRIIALKKINIFEKEKRQQLLTEIRMLCEAPCYEGLVEFHGAFYTPDSGQISIALEYMDGGSLADVIRVQKCIPEPVLSSMVRKLLHGLCYLHGVRHLVHRDIKPANLLVNLKGEPKITDFGISAGLENSVAMCATFVGTVTYMSPERIRNENYSYPADIWSLGLALFECGTGEFPYTANEGPVNLMLQILDDPSPSPPKHIFSPEFCSFIDACLQKDADARPTAEQLLSHPFITKYEHARVDLTAFVRSIFDPTQKMKDLADMLMIHYYLLFDGPDDLWQHTKTLYKKDSTFSFSGKQSVGSDDIFATLSGIRSTLVGDWPPERLVHVVEKLQCRGHGQDGVAIRVSGSFIVGNQFLICGDGVQVEGLPSFKDLSIEISSNRMGTFQEQFIMEPGDAIGRYFITKQDLYIIQ; this is encoded by the exons ATGGCTGGATTAgaggaattgaaaaagaaacttTCACCATTGTTTGATCCCGATAAAGGCTTATCAGCTGGATCAACTTTGGACCCTTGTGATTCTTATATG CTGTCGGATGGTGGAACAGTTAACTTGTTGAGCAAATCATGTGGAGTATACAATATAAATGAGCTCGGGTTGCTAAAGTGCTCATCTTCTCCAGTAGATGAAGCAGATTATAAAGAAAGGACTTATCGGTGTGCTTCCCATGAGATGAGGATTTTTGGAGCCATAGGTAGTGGTGCAAGCAGTGTTGTGCAGAGAGCTATCCATATACCCACTCATAGAATTATTGCGTTGAAgaagattaatatttttgaaaag GAGAAAAGGCAACAGCTTCTCACTGAGATAAGGATGCTGTGTGAGGCACCTTGTTATGAGGGCCTTGTGGAGTTTCATGGGGCATTTTATACTCCAGACTCTGGGCAGATAAGTATAGCTTTAGAGTACATGGATGGAGGGTCCTTGGCAGATGTCATACGGGTGCAGAAATGTATACCAGAACCAGTTCTTTCATCTATGGTTCGAAAGCTACTACAT GGACTATGCTACTTGCATGGAGTTCGACATTTAGTTCATAGAGACATAAAGCCAGCAAATTTGCTAGTAAATCTTAAGGGGGAGCCAAAGATAACAGATTTTGGTATAAGTGCTGGCTTAGAGAATTCTGTGGCAATG TGTGCTACTTTTGTTGGAACTGTTACATATATGTCACCTGAGCGAATTCGGAATGAGAACTATTCTTATCCAGCTGATATTTGGAGCCTTGGTCTTGCACTCTTTGAATGTGGTACAGGGGAATTCCCATATACAGCTAATGAAGGACCTGTTAATCTTATGTTGCAG ATACTGGATGATCCATCACCATCTCCACCAAAACACATATTTTCACCTGAGTTCTGCTCATTTATTGATGCTTGCCTTCAGAAGGATGCAGATGCAAGGCCGACAGCAGAGCAG CTTCTTTCCCACCCATTTATTACAAAGTATGAGCATGCCAGAGTAGATTTAACGGCATTTGTCCGAAGCATTTTTGACCCAACACAAAAGATGAAGGATCTGGCAGAT ATGCTGATGATACACTATTACTTACTTTTTGATGGGCCTGATGACCTTTGGCAACATACAAAGACCTTATATAAGAAAGATTCAACTTTCAG TTTCTCAGGTAAACAATCTGTTGGTTCAGATGATATTTTTGCTACTTTGTCAGGCATTCGAAGTACATTAGTGGGTGACTGGCCTCCTGAACGACTTGTGCATGTTGTGGAAAAACTTCAGTGCCGTGGTCATGGACAAGATGGAGTTGCCATTCGTGTATCAGGATCCTTTATTGTTGGGAATCAGTTCCTTATATGTGGAGATGGTGTACAAGTAGAAGGTTTGCCTAGTTTTAAAGATCTTTCAATCGAAATTTCTAGCAATCGGATGGGAACATTTCAGGAGCAGTTTATCATGGAACCGGGAGATGCCATTGGCCGCTACTTCATAACCAAACAAGATCTCTACATCATCCAATAG